A region of Streptomyces paludis DNA encodes the following proteins:
- the pepN gene encoding aminopeptidase N yields the protein MSVLTRDEAQARAKFLDVHRYTISLDLTTGEDTFDSRTAIRFTARAAGDTFVELKPAALRSVTLDGQPLDPAGLVENRIALTGLAAGEHELRVDASMAYSRTGEGMHRFTDPADGETYVYTQLFMDDVQRVFAAFDQPDLKSVFELTVTAPEEWTVLGNGIAERTTGATADSATAEGATVDSGAAGSGMAGTRWTIAPTPLISTYLVAVAAGPWHSLRTEHAGLPFGIHCRRSLAPHLDADADEILDITRSCYDRYHEKFEEPYPFDSYDQAFVPEFNAGAMENPGLVTFRDEFVYRSAVTDTERQTRAMVIAHEMAHMWFGDLVTLTWWDDIWLNESFAEYMGYQTLTEATRFTDTWVDFAIGRKSWGYDADQRPSTHPVAPDPDAVPDTASALLNFDGISYAKGASALRQLVAWLGEKDFLAGINNHFARHKFANATLADFIDSLARATDRDVHAWAAQWLRTTGVDTLTPRITETPADTDTGPAWTLDVVRDGSRPHHLTVGTYDTDPADPGRLVARDQLALDLPASDGPRTHPGSRPALVVVNDGDLTYAKVRLDTQSWDTALHSLSGIPEPLTRAVIWNSARDMVRDAELAPTAYLDAARAHLPYETDLAVVQGVLAFAATQIADRYLTPEDRPAALTTLSDLTRDLLRRTEDGDNPGLRLTAVRHTIDAATRPGPLHDWLDSGSVPGGPELDPELRWRVLTRLAVLGATDTAAIDAELDRDPSATGQEGAARCRAALPDADAKAQAWARLFHTDDLSNYLFAATAQGFWQPEQTDLVSAYVPRYYPEAVALAARRGPAIADAAGRYAFPRHAVDEEALRLGQECLDTAEMIPALRRKLVDQLDDLRRVSRVRG from the coding sequence ATGTCCGTACTGACGCGCGACGAAGCGCAGGCCCGAGCCAAGTTCCTCGATGTCCACCGCTACACGATCAGCCTCGACCTCACCACCGGCGAGGACACCTTCGACTCCCGCACCGCCATCCGCTTCACCGCGCGCGCGGCCGGGGACACCTTCGTCGAGCTGAAGCCCGCCGCGCTGCGCTCCGTCACCCTCGACGGACAGCCTCTGGACCCCGCGGGACTCGTCGAGAACCGTATCGCGCTGACCGGACTCGCCGCGGGCGAACACGAACTGCGCGTCGACGCGAGCATGGCCTACTCCCGTACCGGCGAGGGCATGCACCGCTTCACCGACCCCGCCGACGGCGAGACATACGTCTACACCCAGCTCTTCATGGACGACGTCCAGCGCGTCTTCGCCGCATTCGACCAGCCCGACCTCAAATCCGTCTTCGAGCTGACCGTCACCGCCCCCGAGGAGTGGACCGTCCTCGGCAACGGAATCGCGGAACGGACCACCGGCGCGACGGCCGACAGCGCGACAGCCGAGGGCGCGACAGTCGACAGCGGGGCGGCCGGGAGCGGTATGGCCGGCACGCGCTGGACCATCGCCCCCACCCCGCTCATCTCCACCTACCTCGTCGCCGTCGCCGCCGGCCCCTGGCACTCCCTCCGCACCGAACACGCCGGGCTCCCCTTCGGTATCCACTGCCGCCGCTCCCTCGCCCCCCACCTCGACGCCGACGCCGACGAGATCCTCGACATCACCCGCTCCTGTTACGACCGCTACCACGAGAAGTTCGAGGAGCCCTACCCCTTCGACTCCTACGACCAGGCGTTCGTCCCCGAGTTCAACGCCGGTGCCATGGAGAACCCCGGACTCGTCACCTTCCGCGACGAATTCGTCTACCGCTCCGCCGTCACCGACACCGAACGCCAGACCCGCGCCATGGTCATCGCCCACGAGATGGCCCATATGTGGTTCGGCGACCTCGTCACCCTCACCTGGTGGGACGACATCTGGCTCAACGAGTCCTTCGCCGAGTACATGGGCTACCAGACCCTCACCGAAGCCACCCGCTTCACCGACACCTGGGTCGACTTCGCCATCGGACGTAAATCCTGGGGGTACGACGCCGACCAGCGCCCCTCCACCCACCCCGTCGCCCCCGACCCCGACGCCGTGCCCGACACCGCCTCCGCGCTGCTCAACTTCGACGGCATCTCCTACGCCAAGGGCGCCTCCGCACTGCGCCAGCTCGTCGCCTGGCTCGGCGAGAAGGACTTCCTCGCCGGTATCAACAACCACTTCGCCCGGCACAAGTTCGCCAACGCCACCCTCGCCGACTTCATCGACTCCCTCGCCCGCGCCACCGACCGCGACGTACACGCCTGGGCCGCCCAGTGGCTCCGTACCACCGGCGTCGACACCCTCACCCCCCGTATCACCGAAACCCCGGCCGACACCGACACCGGACCCGCCTGGACCCTCGACGTCGTCCGGGACGGCAGCCGCCCGCACCACCTCACCGTCGGTACCTACGACACCGACCCCGCCGACCCCGGCCGGCTCGTCGCCCGCGACCAGCTCGCCCTCGATCTGCCGGCCTCCGACGGGCCCCGTACCCACCCCGGCAGCCGCCCCGCGCTCGTCGTCGTCAACGACGGCGACCTCACGTACGCCAAGGTCCGGCTCGACACCCAGTCCTGGGACACCGCACTCCACAGCCTCTCCGGCATCCCCGAACCGCTCACCCGCGCCGTCATCTGGAACTCCGCCCGCGACATGGTGCGCGACGCCGAACTCGCCCCCACCGCCTACCTCGACGCCGCCCGCGCCCATCTGCCGTACGAAACCGACCTCGCCGTCGTCCAAGGCGTCCTCGCCTTCGCCGCGACCCAGATCGCGGACCGCTATCTCACCCCCGAGGACCGGCCCGCCGCGCTCACCACCCTCAGCGACCTCACCCGTGACCTCCTGCGCCGCACCGAGGACGGCGACAACCCCGGACTCCGCCTCACCGCCGTACGCCACACCATCGACGCGGCCACCCGCCCCGGCCCCCTCCACGACTGGCTCGACTCCGGCAGCGTCCCCGGCGGCCCCGAACTCGACCCCGAGCTGCGCTGGCGCGTCCTCACCCGGCTCGCCGTCCTCGGCGCCACCGACACCGCCGCCATCGACGCCGAACTCGACCGCGACCCCAGCGCCACCGGCCAGGAAGGCGCCGCCCGCTGCCGCGCCGCCCTGCCCGACGCCGACGCCAAGGCGCAGGCATGGGCACGGCTCTTCCACACCGACGACCTCTCCAACTACCTCTTCGCCGCCACCGCCCAAGGCTTCTGGCAGCCAGAACAGACCGACCTCGTCAGCGCCTACGTCCCCCGCTACTACCCCGAAGCCGTCGCCCTCGCCGCCCGCCGCGGCCCCGCCATCGCCGACGCAGCCGGACGCTACGCCTTCCCCCGGCACGCCGTCGACGAGGAAGCACTGCGCCTCGGCCAGGAGTGCCTCGACACCGCGGAGATGATCCCGGCGCTCCGCCGCAAGCTCGTCGACCAGCTGGACGATCTGCGCCGGGTGTCGCGCGTACGGGGCTGA
- a CDS encoding chorismate mutase has translation MTTSDPGPGPSPAASDDRPGIDDSVQAELNRLRGSIDNIDAAVVHMLAERFKCTQQVGILKAEHQLPPADPSREARQITRLRELAENARLDPAFAEKLLNFIIAEVIRHHETIADGARAEEG, from the coding sequence ATGACCACGAGTGACCCCGGCCCCGGCCCCAGCCCCGCAGCCAGTGACGACCGCCCCGGCATCGACGACTCCGTACAGGCCGAGCTGAACCGTCTGCGCGGATCCATCGACAACATCGACGCGGCCGTCGTCCACATGCTCGCCGAGCGCTTCAAATGCACTCAGCAGGTCGGCATCCTCAAGGCCGAGCACCAGCTCCCCCCGGCCGACCCGTCCCGCGAGGCCCGCCAGATCACCCGCCTGCGCGAACTGGCCGAGAACGCCCGCCTGGACCCCGCCTTCGCCGAGAAGCTCCTCAACTTCATCATCGCCGAGGTCATCCGCCACCACGAGACGATCGCGGACGGAGCACGGGCCGAAGAGGGCTGA
- a CDS encoding glycoside hydrolase family 35 protein, whose amino-acid sequence MPEFSVGEEEFLVDGRPVRLLSGALHYFRVHEEQWGHRLAMLRALGLNCVETYVPWNLHEPAPGRLHEVEALGRFLDAAHAAGLWAIVRPGPYICAEWENGGLPHWLTGPLGARVRTRDPEFLGALERWYHRLLPQVAERQIDRGGPVVMVQVENEYGSYGSDEVYLARLTELTRECGITVPLFTSDGPEDQMLSGGLIPGLLATVNFGSDARTAFETLRRHRSGGPLMCMEFWCGWFDRWGGKHVVRDPADAAAALREVLESAPGASVNVYMAHGGTNFAGWAGANRSGELNGGELEPDVTSYDYDAPIDEAGRPTEKFWRMREVFAEFQEGPLPAVPAPWPVLAAPVRAECAGWVPLDEVVTALGGPESVTALPPTFEELDVDRGLVRHRVDIPGPRRPLRLSLSGVRDLAAVYVDGARAAIRGGASGIESAHADLVLAEPVAGPASVEVWVESLGRVNYGPRLGESKGITGGILHELQFVHGVRSQGLRLDAFDDAGAVAALPYRALTEATAPETTDEAEGSPSPADTRGLYRAAFEVRGPGDAQLSLPSWARGFVWVNGFCLGRYWPAEGPQESLYVPGPVLREGANEVWVLELEGRGATAHVELAGQTEDSPSGE is encoded by the coding sequence ATGCCCGAGTTCAGCGTTGGTGAAGAGGAGTTCCTGGTGGACGGCCGGCCCGTACGGCTGCTGTCGGGGGCTCTGCACTACTTCCGGGTCCATGAGGAGCAGTGGGGTCACCGGCTCGCGATGCTGCGCGCCCTGGGCCTGAACTGTGTGGAGACCTATGTCCCGTGGAATCTGCACGAACCCGCGCCCGGCCGCCTCCACGAAGTGGAGGCACTGGGCCGCTTCCTGGACGCCGCGCACGCGGCCGGGCTGTGGGCGATCGTACGGCCGGGCCCGTACATCTGCGCGGAGTGGGAGAACGGCGGGCTGCCGCACTGGCTGACCGGGCCGCTCGGCGCACGGGTGCGGACCCGGGATCCGGAGTTCCTGGGGGCGTTGGAGCGCTGGTACCACCGGCTGCTGCCCCAGGTCGCGGAGCGCCAGATCGACCGCGGCGGACCGGTCGTCATGGTGCAGGTCGAGAACGAGTACGGAAGTTACGGCTCCGACGAGGTTTATCTCGCGCGGCTGACAGAGCTGACTCGGGAGTGCGGCATCACGGTGCCGTTGTTCACCTCGGACGGTCCCGAGGACCAGATGCTCAGCGGTGGCCTGATTCCGGGGCTGCTCGCGACGGTCAACTTCGGCTCGGACGCGCGCACCGCCTTCGAAACGCTGCGCCGGCACCGCTCCGGCGGGCCGCTGATGTGCATGGAGTTCTGGTGCGGCTGGTTCGACCGCTGGGGCGGGAAGCATGTCGTACGGGATCCGGCGGACGCGGCGGCGGCGCTGCGCGAGGTCCTGGAGTCGGCGCCCGGCGCCTCGGTCAATGTGTACATGGCGCACGGCGGGACGAACTTCGCGGGCTGGGCGGGCGCCAATCGGAGCGGCGAGCTGAACGGGGGCGAGCTGGAGCCGGACGTCACCTCGTACGACTACGACGCGCCGATCGACGAGGCGGGCCGGCCGACGGAGAAGTTCTGGCGGATGCGCGAGGTGTTCGCGGAGTTCCAGGAGGGTCCGCTGCCGGCCGTACCGGCGCCGTGGCCCGTCCTGGCGGCTCCCGTACGGGCGGAGTGCGCCGGGTGGGTGCCGCTGGACGAGGTCGTGACGGCCCTCGGCGGGCCCGAGTCGGTGACGGCCCTCCCGCCGACCTTCGAGGAGCTGGACGTCGATCGCGGGCTCGTCCGCCACCGCGTGGACATCCCGGGCCCGCGGCGCCCCCTGCGGCTGTCGCTGTCCGGGGTGCGGGATCTGGCCGCGGTGTACGTGGACGGTGCGCGGGCCGCGATCCGCGGCGGCGCCTCGGGCATCGAGAGCGCCCACGCGGATCTCGTCCTGGCGGAACCGGTGGCCGGTCCGGCGAGCGTCGAGGTGTGGGTCGAGTCGCTCGGCCGCGTCAACTACGGGCCGCGGCTGGGTGAGTCGAAGGGGATCACGGGCGGGATCCTGCACGAACTCCAGTTTGTGCACGGCGTACGGTCCCAGGGGCTGCGCCTCGACGCGTTCGACGACGCGGGGGCGGTGGCCGCGCTCCCGTACCGCGCCCTCACCGAAGCCACCGCGCCCGAGACCACCGACGAAGCGGAGGGCTCACCGTCCCCCGCCGACACCCGCGGCCTCTACCGCGCGGCCTTCGAGGTGCGCGGCCCGGGCGACGCCCAGCTCTCGCTGCCCTCCTGGGCCCGGGGCTTCGTCTGGGTGAACGGTTTCTGCCTCGGCCGCTACTGGCCGGCCGAAGGCCCGCAGGAGTCGCTGTACGTCCCAGGTCCCGTGCTCCGCGAGGGCGCCAACGAGGTGTGGGTCCTGGAGCTGGAGGGCCGGGGCGCGACCGCTCACGTAGAACTCGCCGGACAGACGGAGGACAGCCCGTCCGGCGAGTAG
- a CDS encoding serine protease, with translation MSILGAIKRLAAVGAVVLAAVSLQPTTTASAAPAPVVGGTRAAQGEFPFMVRLSMGCGGSLYSSTVVLTAAHCVGATGNNTSITATAGVVDLQSSSAVTSRSTKIYRAPGYNGYGKDWALIKLATPINLPTLNIATTTAYNTGTFTVAGWGAAVEGGAQQRYLLKASVPYVSDATCNSASWYNGAVITTDEICAGYAAGGTDTCQGDSGGPMFRTDNSGNFIQVGIVSWGDGCAQPRSPGVYTKVSTFASAIAAAAATL, from the coding sequence TTGAGCATCCTGGGTGCCATCAAGAGACTGGCGGCCGTCGGCGCCGTCGTCCTCGCCGCCGTCAGCCTCCAGCCCACCACCACCGCCTCCGCGGCCCCCGCCCCCGTTGTCGGCGGCACCCGCGCCGCGCAGGGTGAATTCCCCTTCATGGTCCGGCTGTCGATGGGCTGTGGCGGCTCGCTGTACTCCTCCACGGTCGTCCTGACGGCCGCGCACTGTGTGGGCGCGACCGGCAACAACACCAGCATCACCGCCACCGCCGGCGTCGTGGACCTCCAGAGCAGCAGCGCCGTCACTTCCCGGTCCACCAAGATCTACCGGGCACCCGGCTACAACGGGTACGGCAAGGACTGGGCGCTGATCAAGCTCGCCACGCCGATCAACCTGCCCACCCTGAACATCGCCACCACCACCGCGTACAACACCGGCACCTTCACCGTCGCCGGCTGGGGCGCGGCCGTCGAGGGCGGCGCCCAGCAGCGCTACCTCCTCAAGGCGTCCGTCCCGTACGTCTCGGACGCCACCTGCAACTCGGCGTCCTGGTACAACGGCGCGGTGATCACCACCGACGAGATATGCGCGGGCTACGCGGCGGGCGGCACGGACACCTGCCAGGGCGACTCGGGCGGCCCGATGTTCCGTACGGACAACTCGGGCAACTTCATCCAGGTCGGCATCGTGAGCTGGGGCGACGGCTGCGCCCAGCCGCGCTCGCCGGGCGTCTACACCAAGGTCTCGACCTTCGCGTCGGCGATCGCGGCGGCCGCGGCCACGTTGTAG